In Labrus mixtus chromosome 9, fLabMix1.1, whole genome shotgun sequence, the DNA window tttattacatctATGCTGTACATTAGTTGTGTGTCTTCTGGGAATAATGTTAAATGTCTCACATCCTAATGCAACAGCTTTGGCGTTTTGATTGATACATTTAATCAAATGAACacaagctgaatttcttcaatTGCAAATTACACCCTTTATCTTTTATAGTTGGTTAAATGGGCTTAAGGGGACAACACACTGTCACTGGAAATAAATCAAGACAGAGCGAGTGTTGCAAGCTGTCACGTTATCAGTCTTATTTggaataggaaaaaaaaaacgtacaatGATATAATCATTGTAGAGTTTATCAGTCTGTCCTTTCACCTAGATATGTAAAATAacccacacacactgttcatgtGGGGAAAACTCAACGTCCACTCTGGCATGAAACCTCCTCTTGTTTCACATTGGATGAATCATACAGTTCACCGATGACTTACTAACTTACTAACATTGTGTTACTTAACATTTGGGGTGTGTTTCTTCCTACACATGTAGATTGTTCACTATAAGTCTGATTTGTGTTTCTGGCTCTGTCCAGCTTCACTGTCACTGTGTTCCCACAACTCTGCATTTAGAAAGGTGAgatttaaataacaaagagtaaggtcttttacctgctttttgtaaagtgtctcgagataacacttgttatgagttgacgctatacaaataaagattgatttattgatggattgatggatatcCAAACTTTAGAAATAATGTACAAACCTATCAGTATGAAATTAGAGAAGCAATCAACCATATCTACTCCTAAAAAAAGTATGCTGGGCTAAGGAATACAGTAAATCCAGGGAAAGTTCTGTATGGGAATTCAATTgtgtggcgtgtgtgtgtgtgtgtgtgtgtgtgtgtgtgtgtgtgtgtgtgtgtgtggggggggggggggggcagcccCTCCCTCTGGttgaaagagagcgagagggagatagagagagtaagacagtgagtgagagagaggaagagagagaaaaaaagagagagagaggggtgggtAGTCATTAGGGAGGAGGGACAATACTGTATGGGGGAGTGAGGGCTTGAAAAAGAGAGTGGTGGACCTGCAGCCCGGTAGAACGATAGACagaaagaagcagcagagacagaccaaacacacacacagctagaCTTACTGTTACCTTCACtttaatatacacacagacacacagaagagcAGGTAGATAAAGAGCCGACCTGAAGCCTACCAGACACACTCATCtgtcctcacactctctcacacactcagcagCATGTTTCGCTGGAGGCTCCCCCAGGCAGTGTGCGTGCTGTCGGCATGTGTATGTCTGCTGCTGGCGTACGAGGATGATATTGAGGTCAATTACGCTGACCCCTTCTACAATGAAATCACAGAGGGACAGACGCCAGAACGTAAGTGTTAaattgtgcatatgtgtgtgtgtgtgtgtgtgtgtgtgtgtttgtgactgctGGAACAAATTATTTATCTGATTAAGATTCTCAGATTTAATTTGATTCTTGGGCGTGAAATTGATTTCTTGTAGAATTATGGCCTGGGGTTGCAAGAGAGGTGAGCTTAGGACATTTGATTCAGTGTCCTGAAAAGTTCAGTCAATAAGAAGTATATTACTGCTGTGAAATGACATACGACACAAAATTAGAACACTTTTGGTCCTGTCCCTCTTGTGTTCTTTGGTTGATGTGATTAGTTTGTGTGATCTTGCTGCTTTTTGTTGCTGATGTTCTTTTGACAGTCATGGCTATATCAGACCCTTACTCTCCATGTTAgattgaattttattttattttttttaactgaggacTTTATATTTAATGAGTGGGAATGTCCctgttagaaaaaaagacagaaacagagagggagacgaGTTAACAAGTAGCACAGTGTATACAGTATACAGACTGTTGGCAGACACAGAGTTCGTGCAGAAGACGAGCAGATCAAAGAATATGCTGAGCCAGAAAATTATAGAGCTCTTTCATCCGCCGACCAGTATCAACACATATTACAGCATGAATGACTGGCCACCGATCACTGCATAACACTACCGCACATAGTCTCTGTCAGCTGATTTGGAAAGTATCGCTTTTTACATAAAAGAGAAAGTGGGAACATGTGGTGGccttttgcatttgtttgttgtttcaatGCTGGCAGGAGGGATAATTGCAGCAACAACAGGTTTGCTCCAGGCTCAGTAAGCAATGTGATTAAAACTGACGTAAGGCAAAAATTAAGAGTGGCCTCAACAAATAATTAGGAATAGTAAATACCAGCACATGGATTACAGCAGTAAAGGGGAAAATATTGCTTCTGCTTTCCAAAGTGGGAAAAGAAAACGTAAGGGAAGGTACATTTACAGAGCTCCTAATACACTTGCCTGACTATTTAGTAAGTCATAAACTCACTTGTGAGTATGCAGGTGTGCAAAGAAGGTGAAAGGGGGAAGCGTGACGTCAAAGCCTGGAGGAAGATGCAGAATGTCTTAAAGCTACAGTAAACCCAGATAGATGTGCTTTCCGTTTTCCATTAGTTGTTTAGAATTATTGTACATGTGTACAGActaacataaacttaaataatTCCTcctaaataaaacaattatgaCATAAAAGCCACAGCATAAATGGTATTATTATTGACAGAAGTAATTTTTCAGCTTTTAACAAATACAGCTAAAGCAAACTTATAAAGCTAAACAAGCTGCAGGTAAGTGCAGTGGCAGAAATGCTGTAACAAGCCCTAGAAACCAGTAGGTAACTCCCACAGAGGGTCAAGAATCCAAGCTGATGTTGTGAAAGGTCATTTAACACCATACTCACTGCCACATCCATCAAATTACCCGTGGCAGACATGTGCTTTAGTCTGGTTAATCAGAGGGAGCAGAGTGCGTGAACCTTCTGCCTAATTGTCTTTGGGGGGAGACAGCCAAAACAAATCCTGCAGTGCTGTGATAATTCCTCTCTAGAAGAAGTAATCATAGTATAATGAGAGTTTGAGAGGCTCAGCCTCTAATCAAAATAGTGTGTCTGACACATATTTTCCCTCCTGGACTGTTTTACCTCATTCTTTatgtttcactttatttatgtgtCTCTCCTGCTCACTGCAtgtcttctccttttctttctgataaaatacattttcctcttccttctttctttctccttaatgcatgcttcctcttcctctggtaTCTCAAAGGTGTTATTCTAGCACACTTGaacatatttttctctttctgtttttctcattaCAACAATGGCCTTTAGGTTTCTTTCAAACTTAAAGAGATCATAGCATGTCCATCTCAGCTTTACTTCCTGCTTTCCTTCTCTGAAGCCACATCTGCTCTAGCATCTGGTAAATGACTACACTGAAGGAGTAATTCACTTTTTCAGGTCTGCAGATCAGAATAAGATGATAACATGATTTATACTCATTCTCAGAGTCAAATCTGAACATGTGATACACAAATGGATGATAAATTGTCAAGGACTAAGTCTGCAAATTTACTACGAAATTAGATCAATGAAGAGTCTCCTTGTAAATTCAGAACTTGAAATGAGAAAAATCAAATTGTGATTTAGTTTTCTATATTATCTGTAAATGTATCTGTTGTGGGATGGATACAGGCTTATGTTATCCTATCGAAGATTATTGTTCATACATCTGGGTGAATTGAAAACAGGCATGAGCAGGACACTAATAATTCAAAATAATGTTAGTCATGCCCTCGTATAAATTAAGGTACAACAGGCATTAAAGTTGTTAAACAGACGTAGCTAATTGCAACTTacaaattaatgtttttaactCCCACACATATAAAATCCAAAGGGAGTGACTATTACCCAAATctaagtaaatggtaaatggaattgagattgcacttttctagtcttctaactactcaaagcgctttttacaccgcatgtcaaattcacccattcacactacAATCATACACTAATGGCAGAGGCTGAtaagtaaagtgtccatcattcatacacattcacaagccAATGATGCAACAGGGGGAGCAAATTTGGGTTCAGTATCTTGGCCAGGAACACTTCCTGCAAAATGTGACTGCAGGAACCAGGACTTTGATCCCTTGACCTTCCAGTTCACAAACAACCGGCTCTGATCCACAGCCAACTTCTAAGACTggaaacaaaccaaaaatataTTAACCATGTTGCACAGTCCATTTTTCACATAAGAATAGAAAAAGATGTTTGGCATGCATTTGTGTCAACTCAAAATTGACTTGGCTCAATTTGGTGTGAAGGCAGCCCACAGTGTCAGAATTTGAAGAACTCTCCTCCATCCTTTACATTTATACATTCAGTTAGAAAGCATAACCTTTCCATCTTTTCTCCTTTCTTACATCTATTTCTCCAGCTACACCAAGCTCGACTCCCTGCAGTTCTCCAGACCTGACCAAATGGGACAAACTCTTCTCAATGCTGGAGAACAGTCAGATGAGGGAGAATATGATGCTTCAGTATgcaaatgacatcatcaaggtGGAGATGGGGTCGCTGCGTGGGGAAATGCTCAGGTTGGTTGGACAAAGGGTAATCTGAGTAATTATGCTTTCATAAGGTGAACGTTTTTTGTAAAAGGATCAGTTCAGATTTTCAAAGACATTTTCCCTATTAAACTATTTAAATTATCAATTGATAATCAAATTGCTGCCAATTTGTTTCTATTCATCACCCTTAGTAACTcaacacatttttcagtttaatgtacGATCAATTCCCTGATTCAATCCAGTTTGTGTTTACGTTACTGGTAACATGGATTTAGGAGCCTATAAACTGTGGTTCATGTTTCTGAAGATCTAAATGAACTCTTCTGTTGGTTCTTTGGTCAGGTTTATAGCACAGTATGGTGGCTCATGCGGGGTTGCTGTGGAGTCAGCAGGAAGAAGGATGGCCTTGCAGCTGGAGGGCCGCCTTAGAGAAACCGTGGATCGCTTCAAAATCAAAGACCAGATTTCTGCCTCTGCAGGAAATTCTGTTGGGAATTCCGGCCACCTTGAGGGAATGCTACAgcagctcctctctgcagcacGCAGCCAAGCTTCACAACTCGCCAAGTTGGAGATCAGCTGCTTCAGCAGCCCAGGAGCCGGGACGGGGATGAATTCAAAGACAGGATCTCCTTTTACTGAGGGCACAGCTGGGCTTCGAGAGCAAGAGGTAACATCACGAGATGTGACTTTAGACACTGTGCTCGCTGCTCTGCAACAGACCAGAGTGGAGCAGGAGGAGTTGCTGAGGTCATCAAGGCAAAGATACCTTCCCGGAGGTAAGAAATCCATCTTACCATCAGCAGTCTCTGTGTCTGCCTTTACCTGTTGacttctgtttctctgtatttgtCTTCACCTTTCTCAACAGTTCCGCCCAAACAACCTCCCATTTTCAATTTGTATTTGCCTTGACACATTCAGGTCACGCTTCAAGTAAAAGAATGAGACCCCCCCTCTGTCAGGCCTTGCTTCAGAACAACTAATCATGCCGCTTGTGTTCATTCTAAATACCTTTTTCACTTACTCCGGCATGTAGGTCTCTTCAAGTGGCAACCtatcctttttccttcacctaGTAACATTAGTCTCAGTCGTGACAGTCAAGTCAAACATTAAGAAGATGGACAAGTAAGCAGGTTTTAGGCCAGCCCTATAATGTCCATCTTTATCATATTATTCTTGTTTGTCAAACATTTATTACTTCTGTTCAGAGCTGAACAGAAGTTTTGTAAGACTGCCTGCAAGTACAAACTCTTCTCAGTTACAAATCCCAACAGCATGTGGTGTTAGTTAACAAAGCTACTAATGTGGTTTACCCTCCATCCTCAAACTAAACAGTGACTAATTACAATGTAACTTTAGAGAGTAAGTGACTAAGAGtgaataaaaagacaacaaagctTAATCCATGAAAGGAACCACATGTGTCAGTAAGACAAATTAATTTCCTGGAATTAGTCAAATAAAAGTGGCAAACAAGGATAGGTTACATTACTCatctaatgcacacacacacacacatatacacacacacacatatatacacacacacacatatacacacacacacacacacacacacacacacacacacacacacacacacacacacacacacacacacacacacacacacacacacacacacacaccaattcaGTCAAGTAATATAAAGTGGCCTACATACTGAGCACAGGAAGGTTTAATCATAAGCAGGTTGCCACAAACACTACACCAAAGCACCCTGGGAAAGCAGAACCAGATGGAAACCATcatgaacaaacacactcagcaggtttaaaacatttctgttcatcattgtttttttttttagttgcagAAACCTGAGACTAATGTTACATCAATATTTGGGATTTCTGATTTTAGCAGAGATGAAGTGTGTCTGCTAActagaggagggggggcgggggtgtGTGACTTAgtccaaaagagaaaaaaaaggacgagTTCTGGATAATAACAGAGAGCTTTTCTCATCTAAATGtctccacacacaaacataagcaGTCTATAAGTCTATAAAACCTCCAGCAAAGCCCACTTGCAATAAGATATGTGTACAGTGCAATATTCAATGGAGGCCTACTGTTTATGAAAGGGTTACACTTAACAACCCAAAATGAAAAGATATACCAACAGAAAAAGTGATCTCTTCTCGCAGAGAGAATCAAAAGGGAGTGATTGAGGATGCCTGAATGATGAAAAGGGGGCAAAAGAAGAAGGGGGGAAATTAtcaaatgaagcagaaaaaacagtGAACCTGGGACAGGGTGTTCTGTGAGTGCTTTGGTGGGGCAGGAAAAACCTTTGCTCTGATTCATGATCTCATCACCTGACCGACCACTGAACCGtgactgttttatttaaactaaatatCCGTTACTAACATTGCCACCTGGTCGCCCTTCATCCATATTTTCAACCAATGACAAGCATCAATGTACTTTGTTGACGTAGGTCCAATCTCCACTGGTATCAGTCAAACTTCAGCTAGACAATtcaacagacaaagacaaattcTTGCAATTTAAGATAACTatatctttaaatgtgtttgacaGTGTTAGAAATGAAGCAATCTGTATTCAAAACTCAGTCATGTTATCGACATTAATTGTGTGTTGAGTACAACAAAGCTTAATTTCAGGTCTACTTATTTTCTCCACTTATAAATTTATCTCATGCTAGACTTAAatcaaaaatacacttttgagGACATCAAATATTGGCAGGCTCAAACTTAAGActtatacttttttttcctgcaaaacaaatcaCTAATATTACAAAACACGTAGGAACCTTTAGCATTTCGCTTTTCTACAAGACTTTACACAAAGTCAATCAAGAAGACTGGTAATCAAGCACTGATGCTTTAATCCAGTTTCAAGGGACTTAACCTTAACTTAAACTTTGACTCCTAATGATGTAATCATGCATGTTTGTGCAGGTTCTTTTTCTCTATAATAGATCAATGTTACTCACAAAATAACAGTTTTCgcacaaacaaatgtgttgCTGTTTAAAACTTCATCTATCCATGTTTATTTATCGAccacaataataaataatagcaACCTGAAGTTAACGCTGAATACAATCTCCTTGTTTTTTAGGTTGTGAGATGGCTCTCCTCTTCCCCATGCGTTCTCGTCGAATCTACACCTCAGTTTTACCTGaggtccctctctctgtctccgcCTTCACAGTCTGCATGTGGGTGAAGCCAACCACTGTCTCCAACAAAACTGTACTCTTGTCTTACGGAAACCGCCGCAACCCATATGAGATTCAGCTACTGCTAGCTCAAACGTCAGCGCTCTTCACCATAGGAGGAGAGGCTCACCTGGTTGAAGCACGGGGCGTTGTCAACACAGGAAGTGCATCGGAATGGATCCATTTGTGCGGGGCTTGGTCGTCCAAGCAGGGTCTGGCATCCCTGTGGGTAGGTGGGAAAAAGGTGGCATCGGTCCCCGGAGTGGCTGAGGGTCATGTCTTACCCGACGGTGGCTCGATGCAGCTGGGTCAGGAAAGGAACGGCTGCTGCCCAATTGCTCAAAACATCGGGATGCCAGGGTTTGAGGCAGGATTCGATCATAAGCTGGCGTTCACAGGGAAAATAACAGGAGTGAACATGTGGGACAGGGTTCTGTCAGAGGAGGAGATTCCCCAGCTGGCTACCAGGGGGGGCCAGGGCTgtgagcagagaggaaatgtggTAGCGTGGGGAGTGACGGAGATGGTGCCCCATGGAGGTGCTCAGTTCATCAACTAACATATTCGTTCACTTTTCATGGTAGATGTTGTCATCAGCATCAACAGAGTCATCATCGTCATATCAGCAACATCCCAACAAGCTTTCACGCTAAAACTGAAAAACTGTTTATGTCATCACCCTGTTGATCCATAGTTAAATATCCAATATCCATCCAATAACCATGTTATTTTCAAGACAGTTATATTCTTATGCATCTTGATCTTCAATTTACACATAAACACTAATGCTGCAAGGACTTTAACAGGACATATTCATATGTGAGAAAGCCAATGCTGAGAGAGATTCCTGTAGCCTAACCATTTAAACTGAGGCCTTACAATACACAGAGatctactcacacacacacacacacacacacacacacacacacacacacacacacacacacacacacacacacacacacacacacacacacacacacacacacacacacacacacactgacttgcCTTCAAGATAATAAAATTTGTATAGTAGCAGAAAAAGTGCTGCATGCAGCATTTACCAAAGATTTGATTAGACTGCAAGAAAGACGAATAGTTTATTGTCAAAGTGAACGACTCTGAGCAGTGATCACCGCAGGCGCTCGTGCAGGGGGAAGAAAGCAAGAGATCTCAGACTGATAAAATGGATTGTCTGGCATTTCTACTCTTTCTGTGGTTCATCCCTAATAAATGCAAAGCCTGTTCAACACAAGTTAACATGAATCAAGAAGACTGGTAATCAAGCACTGATGCTTGAATCCAGTTTCAAGGGACTTAACCGTTGTTATCTAAATTAGGGGTTTACTTTGACTCCTAATGACTCTCCTTTCAAGCATGGTCAACATTCAACTTCCTGAATAGCTCCTGActgggtgattttttttcattcttttaatATATTAATTCCCTTGAATTTGTGAAAGCTTTTTAATAAAAGCAGTTAAAGACCTTATATTTCCAAACTTGTACTTATGAAAGTGTTTACATTCTTATGTATTTGtatgatttctgttttgttaGCTCTTGTCAGTAGGTCTTGTATTTTAGGGTAATAATGTGTCGCCTTTTTTGATACTGCTTAGAGTAATATGAGTAAAACAATATTTGTAACATGAGATATGCATTCTTTTTATAAAGAAACTGAGGACAATGTTTACATATTCTTATCTTTGATGAGCTAAGCTGTCTTGTATTATACTGTAaattcctttatttttattcttgtgAAAGGTGaaactgaatgtattttgtaaataaatatattttgcttAACAAGACTGGATGAATGGAGCGTGAGGTATGAATAAACACTTCAAGTTATAGAACATACTTGTTGGatgcagtatttattttttcattgttggCTAACAGATGCCCTAAATATGATCTCTGATACATTGCTTTCAGTTTTCACtcatatacaaacacatttgtGCTCACAGGTGGCAGAGTACTTTGTACTTTTTCAGAATGCAGGCCTCCTTATTTGGAGCAATATGCGTTTGGATGTCTTTTGCAGGGATATTCGGACATTCAACCTTCCAACCTGCAGTTAGTGGGCAGCCAgccaaactttttttattactattttaCTGTTACATACTTTATTGATACCTGAggaaaattctggtttacactctatTATTGATtataatctcacacacacaggcgcaaaatacacacatgcacaaacaggacctgtggacatgcattaatggagagatgtcagagtggggcttcTACACACTACTACACAGGAAGCGCACCAGAGCGGTTAGGAGTTtgttgccttgctcaagggcaccctGGCAGTACTTGGGAAGTGCCCTGGCcgctctccagctaccagaccaacttccatattttgggaACCcaccggttcccaacccaagtccctacagactgagcttcttCTGCCCCCTTCTCCAAGGGTTAGATACATTATTCACTTGAATAAAGTGCTTCAATTATTGCAATAATTTAATTTGACTTATCAGAGCTGAGTTTTGTAAAGTGTAATCCTGGAAGTTATTGGAAACCTctaatgattgtttttttcaaagggaCTTGACAGTGAGTTCAGGAAATGGTCCTACTGTAAACATAACATTTGACCTCATGTGTATGCTGCTTAATGTTGGTCAACATGCCATCTTTacatatatttgaaaaattTAGACAAACACTTTTCAGGTTGCTGCTGCTAACACATGCTTTCAGTTTACACATCCTGCTAGAGGCCCATTAGTGACATAAAACAGATCTCTCCTGCAGTTACAACCACTGCACAGTCTCCAACTGTGTTACCACCAGGACCTGTTACGAAATGGAAACGCCACCTTTCACACTCACTCTCAAGTAACCCACCTGCTCAAAACCTCTCTCACTCTTAACAAAAGAAGACAGCGTACAGAAAGTACTTGTGTTTCGTAGCAGGGGAGCTTGGAAAGACATAAAACTTTGACAGGTGACACATTCCTAACTTCAGTGCTAACTTAGGATCAGGTTTTACTTAGAGAAGGAGGAACTCTTGGCTCTTAAATCTCTATAGGGCCAAAGCAGAGccatatgtttgtgtgtgcagatatgtgagtgtgttgttgtgtggaTGTGGGTGATATCTGATAATGTCCAAGTCCTGTTGTTTCTAACTATAGCTGGCTATAAAACCTTCTCTCTGGGTCCTGCTGCTGGCTTCCTGTACctagtgaacacacacacacacacacacacacgcacacgcacacacacacgcacacgcacacgcacacgcacacgcacacacaacctAGCTTTTTACAAGTTGAACCAACAGATATACGATTTAAAAAAGCAACACGATTCAAATGGCCTCACATTTTCTTCTACAGAAAGCATAGAACAACCTCAAGGTACAAACTTGAAGTATAAACACACGCATGCATACATGCAAAACCCATCCATTCTGCTAGCTTgtgtaaaaaacacatcacactcCCACTGTCAACATCTCCTAAACCCCATTACATCAGCTCACTTCCTGAACAGAGGGCTGATGGGAAAAATAGGGATCATCTACTGTTGCAagctacgtgtgtgtgtgtgtgtgtgtgtgtgtgtgtgtgtgtgtgcacactatAAGCATGCTCACGTGTGTAAgtcatgtgtttatgttgtgttgtgtttatgttgcgGTAACTGCCaagactgaattaaaaaaactgctCGAGGAAACATGCATCTTAAGTCGTTTTAATAAAGCCCTCACTTTCATCCTCTTTCCACTCTCACAATATCTGcctttgtgtgtgcgtgtgtgtgtgtgtgtgtgtgtgtgtgtgtgtgtgtgtgtgtgtgtgtgtgtgtgtgtgtgtgttatatttaaTATGGCTCACTATCAGTTCATCAGCCTCCTTCAAGCTGGATTGCAGCCACTGGAAACTTGAGTGTTATTTGCATATAACATTCTATCTTTCCAATCGTTTCCTtcactttctccctctttcacaCTTAATTTTACATCGCTGGATCTTATTCTATACTAGAAAAAAACAGGGTCCCAAATTGTCttaatattttttactttcGGGCTGTcattaaacaaatgtttgggttttttttaggcTGAAAGTTTTGAATCAAAAGGGGAGCACAGTTGAGAAAAGAACAGCATCTCTTAACCTCTTTTCAGAGCCAACAAATCTAAACGTGGGGAAAAAGGATAAGGTTGtttaggaaaaaaataataatcgtCAGTGTAATGtgtaatttgttaataaaggtTTAAAAGCTGTTAGAATTACTTATTTCAGGTATTACCTTAGGTAAAGCTTTACTTTTGCTGAATTTAAAATTCAAAGTACAGTTAGAATTGGCTTAtacaaaattatatttttctaaAAATGAATACTGTTCCTTAAGTATAGAAATATCCTAAAATACAGCTATTTGTGTAAGTAAGTGTGGTGGAAGTCAAGGTGTTTCTGTCTTTGGAGTCGACATTTGACAGAAATAAGGGGGCTCACCTCTGAATGCACTTCTGACTAAAACCTTCGTTTGTGTTAACTGGTGcttgataaaacaaaaagaagctaATACCAAAATACAAAGTTTGAGTTTCTAGCCCTAGAACTTCCATTCTAAAGTGTCCAGACAGAGCTAAGCTGATTCATGTGCTGAGCGGAGAAAGTGCTCTGTGGGAGCAGCACTGTGGTGGGTACCTCACTTGGTGCTACAGGAGGATATTAGTACCACGTGGTACcagtaagtgtgtttgtgtattagtGAAATGATAGCTTAGCAAGTTGGTATTGCAAGAGTTACAATGAAGGAAACACACCTACACGTGCAAATGCATGTTCACACAATCTGTTAAAGTACTATCTATTGGTAAAAATGAAAGTGATCactatttttaaatctatttaatCGAGAACCCTTTGTATCAAGGGTTGTCACTCActtgtaatgagtgtgtgtgtgatagagagcTTATAGAACtaaattttgtgttttcatttcactctTGTAATGCGATGTACAAGTGTATGTTTCTCATGTCATAGAGCCCCTTTCGAAATTGAATTTGAGAGTGAGTGTGGGattgataaagagagagagagagagagagagaaagagagagagagatctcaCTCAGGCAGTCAGTGCTGACTATGACTCTTTAGACACCTGCACTGCACTAATGAGTTaaaaggtgtagatatataagAGTTAAAAGGGCACATAAATGTTTCAGGGAAAAGCTGTCTTGAACCACAAACCACAGGTCAGCTTTATTCCCCTCGCCGGCCTGAACAGTAAAGATAGGAAGTTGTTGAAAGTACTGATCAGATTAAAGCAAGAAGACAAATTCACCTTCCACTCCTGAAGGATTTCCAGAGCACATTAGTTTTACTTTTAGAGGATATAGAGGATACTTCCTCAGACACTGTAGCTATATTCATAGTCCGGGTTCCTTATGAAACAATTAATAGATAATTCCTTGTAGG includes these proteins:
- the ptx3a gene encoding pentraxin-related protein PTX3: MFRWRLPQAVCVLSACVCLLLAYEDDIEVNYADPFYNEITEGQTPEPTPSSTPCSSPDLTKWDKLFSMLENSQMRENMMLQYANDIIKVEMGSLRGEMLRFIAQYGGSCGVAVESAGRRMALQLEGRLRETVDRFKIKDQISASAGNSVGNSGHLEGMLQQLLSAARSQASQLAKLEISCFSSPGAGTGMNSKTGSPFTEGTAGLREQEVTSRDVTLDTVLAALQQTRVEQEELLRSSRQRYLPGGCEMALLFPMRSRRIYTSVLPEVPLSVSAFTVCMWVKPTTVSNKTVLLSYGNRRNPYEIQLLLAQTSALFTIGGEAHLVEARGVVNTGSASEWIHLCGAWSSKQGLASLWVGGKKVASVPGVAEGHVLPDGGSMQLGQERNGCCPIAQNIGMPGFEAGFDHKLAFTGKITGVNMWDRVLSEEEIPQLATRGGQGCEQRGNVVAWGVTEMVPHGGAQFIN